The nucleotide sequence CGACATTGCGGAAGATCATGAACAGCAGAAGCAAAAGCAGGATGATGTTGAAGTTCACCAGACCGAAGAAGAAGATACTGTGAACAAACGGAAGCTGCTGACTGGTGGCGAACAGGCGGATTTCAAACCACGTCAGAAGACCAAATAAAAACGACACCACAAGAACCAAAATGATCTCGCGGCGTCGCTTTTTAAACTCCTGCGGACCAGGAGGAAGAAACTCATCCTTAAGGGGCGTATTTTCCATAGGCCCCATGCTAGATTACTTTCTTACTTTTTTCTTCTTTTTTTGTGTTTTTGCCGCAGCTTTTGCAGGCTTCTTGGCTGCCTTCGCCGCAGCTTTTACCGGGGCTTTTTTAGCCAGCATAAGAGCTGTCTTCATGGCCGCAGGGATTTCCTGAGTCAGGCCGATCATTTCCATCGTCACCTGAGCAGCTTCTTCACCCTTGTTGCCGTGATCGCCACCAGCGCGAGCCAGGGCCTGCTCTTCGTTTTCAGTCGTCAGAACGCCGAAACCGATCGGTTTTTTGTAATCAAGCATAAGACGGGTTACGCCGTCAGTCACAGAGTTGCAAACATAGTCATAGTGGGAAGTGTCACCACGGATCACCACGCCCAATGCCACAACACCGTCACAGCCCGCTTCCAGGAAAGCCTGGCACGCCAATGGGATTTCCACCGCGCCCGGAACCAAAGCCGCAAAGATCTCTACGTCTTCACAGGACTCCAGATAGCTGATCGCGCCTTCTTCAAGTTTAGAGGTGATTTCCTGATTCCAGCGAGCGGTGACAACACCAACTTTGATTTTTCCCATTATTTTGGTCCCTTCAAGTTTTCCATTGCGACAATTTCAACGATTTCGATATCAAAGGCCTTCAGGCCGACTTTCTTTTCCGGCTTGTTGGTCAAAAGACGGATCTTGTTCGCACCAAGCTCACGCAGGATCTGGGCGCCGATGCCGTAGTCACGCTCATCCATCAACGGCGTCGTCGGACGGATGTCCTCAAGACCCACCAGAACATTCAGTTCTTGAGTCAGGCCGGTGGTGCGGTTGTTTCCGCGCAGAAGCACGAAAGCGCCGCTTTCTTCCTGGGAAATAGCCTTGATGCTTTCAAGCACGGACGAAGCCCCACGCTGAACCACCGCCATGAAATCACGGGTGAAGTTGTCCACGTGAACACGCACCAGGGTTGGATGATCCTTCTTGATTTCACCTTTTTGGATCACCAGATGCTCCAGGCCATCCACCGTGCTGCGGAAGACACGCGCCTGCATGTTTTCACCGAAGGATGCTGGCAGTGGAACACTGTGCAGCTCTTCCACCAAAGTTTCATTCGCCAGACGATACGCAATCAGATCCACGATCGTGCCGATTTTGATATCGTGCTTTTTTGCGAACTCACGAAGATCACCCACGCGAGCCATTGTGCCGTCATCGTTCATCACTTCACAGATCACTGCGGCTGGATTCAAACCCGCCAGGCGGGCCAGATCCACGCTGGCTTCGGTATGACCGGCACGCTTCAAAACCCCACCCTGCTGGGCGCGGATTGGGAAGATGTGACCCGGCATGTGAATGTCCGCCGGTTTTGCATGAGGGTTCGCAGCCACTCGGCAGGTCAATGCACGATCGGCAGCGGAAATACCAGTCGAGATACCTTCAGAAGCCTCGATGCTGACCATGAACGCTGTTTTGTTCGGCGCAAAGTTCAGATCATCACGCACCATCAGTGGCAGCTGCAGACGCTCGACCTGCTGGGCTGTCAGACACAGGCACACCAGACCGCGGGCTTCTTTCACCATGAAGTTGATATTTTGTGGCGTGGCGAATTCAGCGGCCAGAATCAGATCGCCTTCGTTTTCCCGATCTTCGTCATCCACCAGGATAACCATCTTGCCGTTACGAACATCATCGATGATCTCAGGGATTGTATTGAATTCCATTGTTAGCCCTTTCTGACTTCCAAAGAACGTTGGATGGCGCGGGCCATGTAATCAGGCTCCACGTTGATACGGCTGCCCGGCTTAAGCAGTCCCAAGTTAGTGCGCTTCAAAGTTTCAGGGATCAAGCAGACAGACACCACCGAACCCTGCAGTTCATTGACCGTCAGGCTGACCCCATTCAGGGTCACGCTGCCCTTTTTCCAGACGTAAGGCAAAATGGTTTCTGCCACGTTCACATCCAGAAAGAAGGATTCACCCTCAAGATCAGCGCGGGTCACTGTCCCCAGGCTGTCGACGTGACCGGTCACCAGATGGCCGTGAATACGGTCACCAAAACGCAAAGATCTCTCAAGATTGACCTGTTTTCCCAGCCAGCTTTGCGGGTTCCATTCAAGAACCTTGATGGTCTCGGCCGCCAAAGCAAAAGTCATGGTCTGATCATCAAAAGCTTCCACGGTCAGACAAGCGCCGTCGCAGGCAATACTGTCGCCGAGCTTTATGTCATTGAATTCAGAAGGTTTTTTGATTTTTATACGATAGGCATTGGTCAGCTCTTCAGAGCTTTCAATGGGCATCACAGATTCTACGATTCCAGAAAACATAGGGGCCTCAAGCTTGTGGCCGAGACCCTACATCTTTCCCCTGCCCGTGGCAAGGAAAGTGGCACTTTTACACTCTGAGAAAGCCCTAGCCGCGGCCCGGTTTTCCCGGGTTTTGATTGCCTATTGGTTTGGACGGGGTCTGAGTGGCTGGCGTGGAGGAATCCACCGGCTGAACACCCGGATCCTGTGGCTTATAATCCGCAGCATGGAACTGGAACAGTTTTACTTTGGCTCCAATAACAGCGTTATTGGCATTTTGTTCGATCACGCGACCGCGGGAGATTTCATCACCCACCCAGTCGATCTCGATCTTGGCAACCGCCGAACCTGCCGCGGCCCCACCACCCAGGTATTTCGAGTTACAAGGTTCACCTTCCCAGTAGTAGTCTTCGTTATAAACCAACAACTGATCGCCCGCTTCCAGGCCCACATCCAAACCGCCCACGATCACCAAATGCGTGTCGTGATTGGCCATCACACGGGTGTGCCATTCTTCAGATTTCAATCCGGAGTTCAGTTCACCCACGGCTTTGACCAAAGCATTCTTGGTCACTTGCGCCAGCGGCGTCTGATAGTAAGCGCTTGGCCCAATAGTGAAGGCACCGAAATTCAGGCCGAAGTTCACTTTGGTTTTGGTCTGTTTTGTCGTCACATTGGCTGCTGTCATCACTTTCGAAGTCAAAGGACGAGTCGCCATCATGGAAAGATCCAGCTGCGCCCATTCGACATTCAAGCCCGCCGAAGCCAGTCCATTCGTGGAATAGTTCCCTGCCGGAGTGAAACCCACCGTCAGACCACCACCGCCGATCAATTCAAATGAATTCACCGCACCGGAAAGTTTCGCCTGCGGAATGTTCACCATACACCACGCGGTTTGCGCGTACTGCACATCATAGTTGTCCTTGCCGACAGCTTCAGCAAACGCCTTCATCATCTGACCGTCCGCTTTGGTCAGATTGAAGAAGCTTTGATCCCCGCTGCGTGCCTGCTCCGGGGGAACAGCGATTGGAGGCGCATATCTTAGCGCGAATTCTTTGCTCTCCATGAGCACTCCATATATCTGTTCGTTGGCAACAAATTGGAAATCGAAAGAACCATTGGGGAAGATCAGAGGACTGGAGCGGATCGCGCCCATCTCAACAATCTTCTTAAGACTGCGCACCGGAACTTCAGCCTGCTTTTGTTCGCACTTCTGATTTCCCATTGTCATGGCCGCGCCGGCGATCATCACGCCTGCTTTGAAAATTTGTTTCGACCATTTTACTGTGCCTTGTGATTTCATGATATTCCCTTTCCACTCCATCTATCGAGGCGGTTCATGCACAGTATACGGAATGAAAAGGCTGGACCTTAAACCGGGTGTAAGTTTGCGGACTCATTTGCAAAAACGAAACCGGTTTCATCATGAGACGCGCTAAGTGTTTGAAATTGTTCGCAAGCCTTGGAAACAGCAATTTCAAAAAAATTTTGCCTTGTCGAATGTTTAGACTGTTTAAGAAAAGTTGAATGGCGTGATGACTAGTGTGAATACTCTGAACGTCAAAACATTGATCACAATAAAACGAAATACGAATAAAGAATTTCGGACGGCTGCTTTGCCGCCCGCTCAAGCACGGCAATGCTAGAAGCTGCCGCCACCGGACAGTGTGATGAAGTATTGGGTCTCGCTTTTATTA is from Bdellovibrio bacteriovorus str. Tiberius and encodes:
- the ribH gene encoding 6,7-dimethyl-8-ribityllumazine synthase; its protein translation is MGKIKVGVVTARWNQEITSKLEEGAISYLESCEDVEIFAALVPGAVEIPLACQAFLEAGCDGVVALGVVIRGDTSHYDYVCNSVTDGVTRLMLDYKKPIGFGVLTTENEEQALARAGGDHGNKGEEAAQVTMEMIGLTQEIPAAMKTALMLAKKAPVKAAAKAAKKPAKAAAKTQKKKKKVRK
- the ribB gene encoding 3,4-dihydroxy-2-butanone-4-phosphate synthase; amino-acid sequence: MEFNTIPEIIDDVRNGKMVILVDDEDRENEGDLILAAEFATPQNINFMVKEARGLVCLCLTAQQVERLQLPLMVRDDLNFAPNKTAFMVSIEASEGISTGISAADRALTCRVAANPHAKPADIHMPGHIFPIRAQQGGVLKRAGHTEASVDLARLAGLNPAAVICEVMNDDGTMARVGDLREFAKKHDIKIGTIVDLIAYRLANETLVEELHSVPLPASFGENMQARVFRSTVDGLEHLVIQKGEIKKDHPTLVRVHVDNFTRDFMAVVQRGASSVLESIKAISQEESGAFVLLRGNNRTTGLTQELNVLVGLEDIRPTTPLMDERDYGIGAQILRELGANKIRLLTNKPEKKVGLKAFDIEIVEIVAMENLKGPK
- a CDS encoding riboflavin synthase, with translation MFSGIVESVMPIESSEELTNAYRIKIKKPSEFNDIKLGDSIACDGACLTVEAFDDQTMTFALAAETIKVLEWNPQSWLGKQVNLERSLRFGDRIHGHLVTGHVDSLGTVTRADLEGESFFLDVNVAETILPYVWKKGSVTLNGVSLTVNELQGSVVSVCLIPETLKRTNLGLLKPGSRINVEPDYMARAIQRSLEVRKG